The genomic region CATAACATGACAAACTACACagactattattattattattattattattagtaagtaactataaaatataaaatgtttagtATTCTACATATTAAAGATATATCATtggaagaattaaaattctatcaattttattttatttaaaacatactTTTTGTTACAAATGTTTGAGTTTCGTTAATAATGTGTATTAATTTGTTATGATAACATAACGCATTTTCATTTGAATTCTATATTTAGAAAGCGTGATGgctatactttttttttataattttacaaaattatgacTAATACTCATTTGCTGTAtaactgaatattttttactgtGATCTGCAAAAtcgtttataatataaaataaaatatatatacaaataaaaatgttgcaCCTACTGTCTGGAATATATCTATATGTCGGAGCTGAAAAGACACCTGGGCCTTCCCTTTGGATATTTTGGGAAAAtacccaatactttagtctagAGTTTATAATAGCTGTACTCAAATAATTGCTTATGATTTAATCCGATTATATTTGCTCGAGATTTGTgataatgagcttgggctcgaagtgacgaTTAGTCACTAAACGTAACcgcggttacttgtcaaattctgtaatcatcatatttagtaaatagtaaatatctAGTAAATATCTACTAGTAAATATTTACtagtaaatatcttttttattgcatAACCATAATGTCTAATCCAaatgaagattcattacacgcccttAACCCTAATCATAATGAAAACCCGACATATAGATCTTGTAACtatacattttacatataCTATAGCGTaacaacatataaaatatttctttttacaatatttttatgaaattgataaatatacccattttcaaatatttttcaataatattgtatGGTGATGGTTgtgaaacataaataatacaatcagTTACCTCAATTTGTCTCAAAAGTATCTGTGATCAGTCATATTCTAAACATCTCTCTGGAGATAACGAGCTCCAGGTTGGGTATATAACAATCGTCCAGGAACATTAGCACCAGAAGCGCTAACATATGTAcctggtggtggtggtggatATGGAGCTGGTGGTGGTTGCGGTGGTCTTACTGGATATCCTGATGTAATTCCTCCAGTTTTAGCACCCTGTTATCAAATTTTTTGTAAAGATGATGCATTATTATGGAAATATAatacttaaatataaaaagataccTGTGGTGGTTGCTGAATTGGAATAGCCCCACCATGAACAGTAACATGACTACTTGgccttaaataaaatttatcttctGCATAGGCACCTTTATGGTCCAATGAATGCAAACTTGTAACATATGCTAATAAAAGAATAGTATTGTagtgattttattaatttgtataattttagatcaataagaaaacttttatatacCAGATTGATGTGTCGACAATGTTGCTCTATTGCCTGAGAGATATACCGATTTAGTTGGTTCAGGTTCACGGGACGGTTGGGATGTTGATGCAGAATAACTATAAACACTTTGACCAGTAGGGGCTGAATAAAAATTGGAGGCGGAGTATTGATTATTTTCTGTAAGAAAATGCATAATAACCAAAATTGAGGATCAGAAATGTTCACATTGTCGTTGATGGCTTTGTAAAGAAAGAGCATGGAAATTAAAGAAGGTTTATTCACTCACTGTTCCAGAGAACAGCTCGGGAATCGCCAGATCTCCTAGCTGCTTCCTCAGATTCTATATAGGCACAAACATCTACGTTTAAtactctcttttcttttttttttcatatttctttttgtaattgtaacttctgtatttttatatacttacTGGAAGGTGGAGGATTATAGTTTGGTATTGAAGGTGTTGGTTTGTATCCATAACCAGCATGATATGGAGAGGCTGTTGGAGGTGGTGATGGACTATGTGTCCTCTTTAATGGCCCCTAGAAAAAAAGATCTATAAGtaagttaattttttataaataaataaatttgatatacTTACAGTTGGTAATAAAGTATGTGTTGGTGCACCTACAGCTACTTTGTAAAGTGGACTATTGCTTCTTggtaaaggaagaaacaattGTGGATGAACTACTCTAGGGCCTGCTCCAGGATATCCCCCTACTGCTGTTAATACTTCAGAACATAcactgtataaaaaaaaaaaaatcaattatgatgtattattaaatgtaaacCAATATATCATTTGATACTGTTTGATTccaatatattttaagaaatgtgATATAAACCTTGTTTCTTTGATTAATTGCCGTCTTCTATTATCATCTTCATTTAAAACTTTCTTCAGTTGCAAGAATAATTGATGCTTTTCATCTTTTAATTGTGAAAGCTCATTTTCTAGATTTGATATTTGTTCTCTAGTTTCACCTAAAGTCATTACATCTTGTTTTTGTTGCagttctctttctttccttaaCCGTTCTTCTTCTGCATCTGCTTCCTGTTCtgtacatttaaaataaaaaattagagtAAAAGTGAAAATTTAATGGCAATTTTCTGAAAAGAAGATTACcttgtttctttcgttgcCTTTCTCTTGTAATGTGAGCTTTTAATGCTCGCCACATTTGTTCGCTACGTTGAGGAGGACCGACGATTACTGCCGGcatgattaatttattttttttcgattttaaaataatacaaatcagTTACTATGTAATAACGAACCTGTCAAgacatattttttgtatacGTTATGGATAACATTATAGAGAATTATAGGCATTGTTTGACCATATTATATAGACAGTTTGGTCACAGACTATATATTGGATAGATTTCGTATCAAACGAGGTATACACAAACTTATTGTACAACTTGTAACATCGCTTTAAACTTAAAAACATAGTTGTATCAGATATTAGTGTATATGAGCGAGTGCTCTTCAAAACGTGGGATACGAAAAAGCATTGCATATTACATCtgtattatgtaaattctGTGCCTTGTTAGTAGAGAGACACGAAATTCCATATTTCATATTCCATAATATACATTACACCGTGTTCTGTATAGCCGATAGTCTATGTCCATGAGTTCAAGTCAGAACCATGGTGTGTATGATGTTGTGATTGtatatttacgttataaaatatacatgaaTTACAactaataatttctaatgaataaaagaatttggTAAGTTACATACCTTTTATTACTAAGAAAGTTAccgtgtaataaaaataacttaaAAGTACATTTGTCACATATagttgaaatatatttgttatatatttttatatctaacCTCAATCTCTGGTTTTTTTATGTAGAAATCAATCTTGGTAAAAGTTAACTATGATTTAGTTAATATAAAGGATGTGTACATAATATGGTGCTTTTTTACAGCTCTTAACAGTGTTAAGTAACAAGACTTTTGAAAACTATTTCTCTCGGATACATTAGAAAATATGGCACACTATAAAGGAGCAGCCAGCGAAGCTGGCCGAGCAATGCAATtgatgaaaaaaagagaaattgctcaacaagaaatagaattaaggaaaaagaaaatagaagatgACCTAAAGATTCataacatagaaaataaatttgcaacTCATTACAATGCAGTTGAACAACAGTTGAAAACTTCTACTATTGGTTTAGTCACCTTAAATGAAATGAAAGCAAAACAAGAGAATATTGTAAAAGAACGTGAAAGAAAATTAGCACAAAAGGAACGTGAGAAggaacaagaaaaagaaagagccCTAGCTGCAAAGCAAGCTGAAAAAAATAAGCAGAAGAAACAAATACAAGCTTTGTCGTTTAATTTAGATGAAGATGAAGTAGAACTTTCTGAAGAGGAGATAGAATCAAAAGCAGAAACATTAAAAGATAATGATATTGGAccagtaataaaaaaaataaagaaaaatccaGATGTAGATACGAGTTTTCTGCCtgatagagaaagagaagaagaggagaacAGATTAAGGGAAGAATTAAGACAAGAGTGGGCTAGAAAACAAAATgcattaaaagaagaagagattgAAATTACTTTCAGTTATTGGGATGGTTCTGGACATAGAAGAAGTGTTATTATGAAAAAAGGTAAAGGTTTAATTATTAcaactataatattattttaatttatcaaaagaATAATTGTATACTAATTGTTATTAGTTCGCACTGTTGGTAGGTAATTCCATTTATCAACTTCTTCAGAGATGTTTAGAAGTTTTAAGACGTGAATTCAGTGAACTTAAAACAGTCATGGCTGATCAGTTAATGTATGTCAAAGAAGATCTTATTTTGCCACAtcattatacattttatgattttattgtaacaaaggtaaatatagtatatagtatatagtatatagtatataagaaAGCCAtgttcatatacatatatgtgatattgttaaaatgaaaaattattagttgATTCTTTTACTAGGCAAGAGGAAAGAGTGGACCTCTTTTTACATTTGATGTTCATGATGATATTCGTGTTATGCATGATGCTTCTGTTGAAACAGAAGAATCTCATGCTGGAAAAGTATTACTTAGgtactatttattttaacattatttgtgatgtttgtatgtatatgattaattatatttgattaTGTTATGTTATGATTTCAGATCTTGgtatgaaagaaataaacatatatttcCTGCCAGTCGATGGGAACCTTTTGACCCAACAAAAAGTTATGATAAATACACAATATCAGATAAAAACaggaaaaaagataaaatttaatgaaagatagcttttataggaaataattgtacaaaagaattaatacatattgtgttcagtaaaagaaaattgttattttaggagaattttttgttttgttaaaaGTATTACataatcaaaaaatattaatacctgtATTTTAACCATAGAGagtttatagaaatttataattttaaattccttAATTACATAGTATGAATAGGCACTGCAaactaaatattatgtattctgtatatttcgaataatgtacagaaatttcataaaaaaatatttcatatatattgtaaataatatatctattactTAATACACTCTCATAAAGTTGTAACAGTATGAAgctaattatataaatttagaaaaatgatcCATTTTACATGTTTAATTCGTTTTCAGCGACATTTACAGTTGATgatgtattaataatttgagTTTCCTTTATTACTTCATCTATAAGATCATTATAAATATCCCGTACACTTTCTATTGTTGATATATTACCAAATGTCGAAATTGcattatttatatcaaatatactatcattttcttttaaagatGCTTGTCTACTAGATAAATTTTCCTGAAAAATCTATTGCTTTAAAATAATGTTCTTTAATTTgaactttaataattattgattGAACTTTTTCTAACTCACTCTTTTATTCAGTTTCAATAACATTTCTTTCATCTCTGCATTCATCATATATGGATTACTACTAGAATCTTCTATTAcatcatttatattttcaacataATAAGTTGAATCAATAAACTTCCATTTATCCTTTTCGGTAAGAGATAAagtttgagaaaaataaatgaaaaattgtaattctcATACAGTacgattattaatataacttaCTTTGGTATCaagatttaaaagatttatactatctttattttgaaatagttGCCGTTCATAATTATTCGTCTCGGTCAATATGTTCGAGTCGTTACATTTACGAAATTCTAGCTTTTTTTCtagcattttttaaaaatacaatttttttgttagattttttaattatgtaaataaacataataatagatatatagatataaaatatatattatttaaaatatccaataatctattgattaatatattattatggaAATCTTTCGCGtattataactttattgtCATACCTgtatttaacgttgtatatttgGGACATAAGTAAAAGAATTGCCGTGTATTTTCTGCTAGTTTACCAGTTTCAGATGGATTCGATTCTAACATTTTTTCTAGCCGTTTTCGATTTTCACATTGATACAATACAGTTTCTTCGATTGCTTTCTGTAGTATGATTAAAACATTTTCGCTTACAGTGTTAAAAAAATGATCGGTTTTTCATCTTACAATAACAagtaatttacttttattttatcgttcattacgtgtataacgttatcaagatTTTCCActtctaaaatttcttttcgtatACATTCATCTTGCGCagcaatatttgaaatattaatatcatcaTCCCATTCACTTCCGAACAATTCTTCATTGTTAGGTAACAACTCTAATTAAGTACAATCTGTTTTACCGAAtcttatgtatgtatgtaacgAAGTATGTATATAGCGAAAAATGTTGAGATGTGCAGTAGAAgcaacatcatatcgaatatTTAAGGAATTATTTCAGGTTAAATAGTTTACGTTAAGTATATAGCACATAGTAAACAGAATAAACACTTTTGGAACGaattaataagaatataaCAATGAAAATGCAATTTCCTCAATATGTCAGCATTTGTTcgtctctttttttatatcgtcACTAGAGTTAGGTAAGACGAAAGTACCTTTGTTTGCTTTCCATGAAATTTCCATGTTTTCTATTTGATCTTCCGTGGTTGAAAGTTCAGAAAAATCTTTTGTAACTGAACTCATAGATGTTTCCGTCGTAGAAAGACGATCGGATCTTGGAGATTCCATTGGCGGTGTTCGACTCGAATCTTTCGACGAGGTTTTGTCATATTGCGATACAAATTTCAGCATAAAttgattttcaataatattgtcCTTACGATCACCCATAGAATGGTCTGATTTCGACTTGATTTCAGATGGAGCGGGTGAATGACCTCGTCGTTCGACGCTAGGATTAGCCGAAGAGGTGCGTGATGATTGATTGCTATTGATTTTGCGGCGCGATCGTAATTGCGCTTCGTACTCTTCTTCGTCACTGCTACCCTCCGTATACAATTCTTCCCCTGATATCcataattcttcttcttcctataGAGATgttgaaatttgatttattcaATCAATGCCCgtttattttccaaattataaGTATTAAACAGCAACTTTGCAGGATTTGTTACTTCAcctccttttttattttggcGAGTTGAGATTGTACTGCGGTTTTCATTGACTGTTCAtgcaatttttcattcttcgttACTTTCTCAGCCATCCTGTTACTAAATATATCACGATGCTATAGAAATAGATAATCTTGTAATTTTACACATGCGAATATTGTAtggaaaatgaagaatatatatttagcaTCAAAAAGATCATTGACGAGTAAAATGTTTAAAGAATTAACAGAGATGTAATAATCGTGATTTTTCTCGATAAGATTAGTGTAAAGTTATCATTGGTCCTTTGCGTTTTTCTTCGAAAGAAAGTTGCTGGGAAATCGAATGCAATTGCgtttatagaatttttcaaatttatttgtgAATGGAAATCAATTCGACGCATGTATACGAAGTGTCCTTGAACTATGAAAATCTAGAACGAAGGTGAAATAGGTCAAGGTTACGTGTGACAATAAGTACAAACGATCACTGACAGTTATTATGATTTGAAATTTACcacgaaagaatttttttgGATAACTTAtcaatgttattatatttcaagGACACATGATAATTTCGCACTTAACTTTCAATGTCAGTGtttgtttatttgtatttatttactcATCTTTTTAGTGCTATTAAAATTAAGAGtgctattaaaattaatgtgaCTAAAAATCATTTAACAAGTAACATCACTACTATGAAATTGGATGCAGATAATTATTCTGCGAatttaattcgaaaaaacttttatttaaaaaaaaattgttaatgcACAGGCACGAATTTTTCTGCAATTTGAtcatttaaatgattttattgGCGAAGTTTCAAAACATTACCTCGATCTTTCCGGTCTCACGTTTCTTGGAATCAAGTACAGTGAGGAAGAACGAGATTCACGTGGTAATTTTCGTCTAATTTTGGTTGTGCAATGACTCTCAATAATGACAGGTGTTATAGAACTGCATCTTGGAGATTTAATTTGcgcaattaatattttctagttTTGAAATGTTCCTTTACAACATTATTGGGTTTGTTATTACGTTGTGTTTATCAGACACGTGacgttttattattcttgTGTTACAGACCGATTTACAagtataaaacgttttgatatttatttctttggaTTTTTTATTATGCTATATTAGTAAGCACTTGAAAGCTGTTCGAGACACTGCATACTGGCTTTGAAATCGCGACAGTAGCGGCGCCTATGGCCAGATACAGctcgatatataaataaacgtattaGCTCGCTTGCGCGATATACCATGTGCTTTTCTACTGTAATTGTgatctttaatattattaaccgTAGTTTAGTTATaaaggaaagaggaaaaacgTGACGCCTACTTGTtggaacattttttaaataactttaaaATATCAGAAGTTGACATTAACAAAAGTATCTATGTATACTTAACAGTAATTCTTATTATACGagtatcatataatattagcattattaaaatttttaaaattacgcTCGTTATGATTACAAAGTTGTAGATTTAATACAAGTAGGATCCATGTATGTAATGTCTTCTGGGAAATGATCCATGATGATAAATCTTTTTTCATTAGGTTCATTTAGATTGTCTAAGAATCCAAACCAATAAATTACAAGTCCTGGACCAAATCTGTTCCAGTAGCTTAGAAATTGTTCTTTGATATATTTCTGATGTATTTCCGTATTTACAAATCTTGCCTTAGATTCTATCCAGTTAATTACAAAACCATTTACTGCAATTGGTACTTCAAGCTTGAAGTCTGGAGTTTTATCATATCCTCTTGATCTTAAATGCTTTTCATTACGAAATGCAAGATTTCGTTCTATTAAGTAGTTTTGCAACTTTAATTCATATTCCTGACCTACAGAactacaaatttaatttataagatTATGTACAACTGACTAATTTAAATACTTAATGGCATAATACGTACGTTCCCACAGCATCTGATATAGGGCCATACAAATTGTCATATAATATACACTGTAAAACATTATCTAATTATTATACAGTACAATTATTTCTTAAGTTAGTAAATTTATTagctattttaaatttattaccaAATAGACTTCATATGCAAGATCTTTGTCCTGTATGAGAGTAGTATCCTTAAATAGTTTACTAACTTCATTTCGAGAAACTAAAAACATGTTATCCTTTATGATTCAAGAAGAATTACATATTGTTGTAAGGTATTTTaaatcatatataaattaccaTTAGATTCATCTTTTCCACAATGTTTTTCAAGAACATTTCTAGCTAATAATGCAGGTGGTGCACCAATATCCTTTgccattttcaataaaattccaacagGTTCTCCATTTTGTACAGCTTCTATGTaactattatttaaattatttaataacgaCAGTGTATATAATTCAGCATATTAAAaacataatgaaaaatatacgtacgtatcataatagtttttattattaccaaataatttgttatgattaattttcattctgtGTTGTACTTCTAAAGATAATATACTGTATAATGTATGTATTGGAATcctaaataaaagaaaaattaatgatttattccagtgaataataaataagaattggTTTTGCCAAAAATAATCTTACTCGCTATACTtctcttttaaaatatctctACAATCCTTTGATAAACCTCGAAATTTTCGAATTGTTGACACTATATCGTTGTATAATTCAAGCTTCATCttgtacttttattttataagcccagaataaattttcttaaattatttcaactttcttttaacattatcgtataattatatacttgACATTGATACTATCAGAAACTTCCTCTTTAATACTGTAGAGATGTAAACTATTGGTATTTACTGACAGgaagtatatatttttcagtatTATCATTTGAAGTTTgacattatattaatttctgcgggaaatttaaatttatcatttaagaTCAAATAACCGTGGCCCGTtattttttttgtcttttataaattatgaaaagtacttgttataattatttacaaaaattaaggTTGCGATCttgatattttatgaatttatccTGGAGTAATAAATTGTGATAGTGAAATACATTAATAGGCTATTAGTGACTACTTTCACTTAGTATAAGAAAGGTTCAAGTAAGGTTAGAGAATTCTGGAGTTTGTTAGTTGTTATATTTTGTTAGTTTTATTGTGATTTTGAAGTATATAGAACAAAAACAAATACTGTCTAAGCAAAaattcaaaaagaaaaacataaaaactcgaatatttatactcttaaataaatataaagatactAGCATTTGGTAGCATTGACAGATTTAGTTAATTTGCTatcctattttatattttagttttgtaaaaataatgaataaacataaaacctcaaaaaaaaaatgtagtgTACAacaagaaaattgtaaaactaaCAATGTACAAGaaggtaattaattaatattatttctataaatataattaattaacttttaataatgtaaattatgAGTTATAGGTTCACTTAAACAAAGTATGAAGGTTGATATAGGAAATAATTCGCCTCAACATTCTAATGATTCACGAGTTTGTGGTTATAATACACCAATTGGAAAAAAGGATTATGTAATATATGATGTAGAAGATTCTCCTGAATTATATTATCGGTGTAGTCCAACTTCAATACCTTGTACTCAAGATGGAGGTAATGAAATTGCTTGGGATTGGCAGACATCTAATACTAAAAGTTCTTGTGACAAACAAACATCGTCAAACAGTCTCATTGAAACACCAAAAAGAACCAAACAGTTGCAAAAGAAACGGAACTCTAATTCTCCATTACTGCAAAAGCCACTTAAAAGGAAGcagataaaaatggaaaatatagaaaatattggaaaattgacAGCAGAATTGAAAGCTTTaagtgaaaaaatgaaaagcatGCAACAAAATTGTGATAatcataatattgaaaatgaagATAATACAAACTTTGAAACTAGCAGCACACTAATAATAGAATTGGATAGCAATAGTAGTGACGATATGATAATGGATTGTAAACCAAAAATGGATTCTACTGctattaatagtaataacaaAAACCCTGCAAGTTATGCAGATTTATTTGATGATTCAATTGATGATTCAATGGTAAAATGTAGTCAAGAAATTGAACAAAAATTGAACTTAggtaaagataaaaagaatgaaataatagaattatctacaataaatgagaaaaaagaattgtCTTCTACACCTAAAAAGAAGACTTACTGTTTAATCACATCTAATACCTCTAGTGAATGCTCCGAAAGTTTTAATATCTCTAGAACTTCTTTAACTAGTACAAATGGTCATTTAAAaacatattcaaataattcaaGTAAAACAAATTCTACCATAAATGTTTCAATGTTTAATTCCAAGA from Bombus fervidus isolate BK054 chromosome 11, iyBomFerv1, whole genome shotgun sequence harbors:
- the LOC139992500 gene encoding CDAN1-interacting nuclease 1; its protein translation is MKLELYNDIVSTIRKFRGLSKDCRDILKEKYSEIPIHTLYSILSLEVQHRMKINHNKLFGNNKNYYDTYIEAVQNGEPVGILLKMAKDIGAPPALLARNVLEKHCGKDESNVSRNEVSKLFKDTTLIQDKDLAYEVYLCILYDNLYGPISDAVGTSVGQEYELKLQNYLIERNLAFRNEKHLRSRGYDKTPDFKLEVPIAVNGFVINWIESKARFVNTEIHQKYIKEQFLSYWNRFGPGLVIYWFGFLDNLNEPNEKRFIIMDHFPEDITYMDPTCIKSTTL
- the LOC139992505 gene encoding uncharacterized protein, with the translated sequence MAEKVTKNEKLHEQSMKTAVQSQLAKIKKEEEEELWISGEELYTEGSSDEEEYEAQLRSRRKINSNQSSRTSSANPSVERRGHSPAPSEIKSKSDHSMGDRKDNIIENQFMLKFVSQYDKTSSKDSSRTPPMESPRSDRLSTTETSMSSVTKDFSELSTTEDQIENMEISWKANKGTFVLPNSSDDIKKETNKC
- the LOC139992496 gene encoding uncharacterized protein isoform X1, translating into MPAVIVGPPQRSEQMWRALKAHITRERQRKKQEQEADAEEERLRKERELQQKQDVMTLGETREQISNLENELSQLKDEKHQLFLQLKKVLNEDDNRRRQLIKETSVCSEVLTAVGGYPGAGPRVVHPQLFLPLPRSNSPLYKVAVGAPTHTLLPTGPLKRTHSPSPPPTASPYHAGYGYKPTPSIPNYNPPPSNVCAYIESEEAARRSGDSRAVLWNKNNQYSASNFYSAPTGQSVYSYSASTSQPSREPEPTKSVYLSGNRATLSTHQSAYVTSLHSLDHKGAYAEDKFYLRPSSHVTVHGGAIPIQQPPQGAKTGGITSGYPVRPPQPPPAPYPPPPPGTYVSASGANVPGRLLYTQPGARYLQRDV
- the LOC139992497 gene encoding protein FAM50 homolog, whose protein sequence is MAHYKGAASEAGRAMQLMKKREIAQQEIELRKKKIEDDLKIHNIENKFATHYNAVEQQLKTSTIGLVTLNEMKAKQENIVKERERKLAQKEREKEQEKERALAAKQAEKNKQKKQIQALSFNLDEDEVELSEEEIESKAETLKDNDIGPVIKKIKKNPDVDTSFLPDREREEEENRLREELRQEWARKQNALKEEEIEITFSYWDGSGHRRSVIMKKGNSIYQLLQRCLEVLRREFSELKTVMADQLMYVKEDLILPHHYTFYDFIVTKARGKSGPLFTFDVHDDIRVMHDASVETEESHAGKVLLRSWYERNKHIFPASRWEPFDPTKSYDKYTISDKNRKKDKI
- the LOC139992487 gene encoding uncharacterized protein, giving the protein MNKHKTSKKKCSVQQENCKTNNVQEGSLKQSMKVDIGNNSPQHSNDSRVCGYNTPIGKKDYVIYDVEDSPELYYRCSPTSIPCTQDGGNEIAWDWQTSNTKSSCDKQTSSNSLIETPKRTKQLQKKRNSNSPLLQKPLKRKQIKMENIENIGKLTAELKALSEKMKSMQQNCDNHNIENEDNTNFETSSTLIIELDSNSSDDMIMDCKPKMDSTAINSNNKNPASYADLFDDSIDDSMVKCSQEIEQKLNLGKDKKNEIIELSTINEKKELSSTPKKKTYCLITSNTSSECSESFNISRTSLTSTNGHLKTYSNNSSKTNSTINVSMFNSKNIRNNVTNASHGKQTLQDKSMSDFPDDSFDDCLATCIEDDKLLSRLSEYDFNPSNSGHNTNHSKKAFKLISNPIINKKMPSNFATKLVTPSRSKLFTDDLVDEVETITDEKVIKNSFPSKNSLENRKFFKTKCLSDLCSYQNKNASKVRSYSNSSVSTSSSIVKGQTPYKNNNIPSINGMENAHELNRLKEKEGGNCIVKYKSTSNLSSMKESQPVRCTPEEIEKKRMEAKMRLEAKRKLRHTNRRSIGTISENPEEKSVKR
- the LOC139992496 gene encoding uncharacterized protein isoform X2; the protein is MPAVIVGPPQRSEQMWRALKAHITRERQRKKQEQEADAEEERLRKERELQQKQDVMTLGETREQISNLENELSQLKDEKHQLFLQLKKVLNEDDNRRRQLIKETSVCSEVLTAVGGYPGAGPRVVHPQLFLPLPRSNSPLYKVAVGAPTHTLLPTGPLKRTHSPSPPPTASPYHAGYGYKPTPSIPNYNPPPSKSEEAARRSGDSRAVLWNKNNQYSASNFYSAPTGQSVYSYSASTSQPSREPEPTKSVYLSGNRATLSTHQSAYVTSLHSLDHKGAYAEDKFYLRPSSHVTVHGGAIPIQQPPQGAKTGGITSGYPVRPPQPPPAPYPPPPPGTYVSASGANVPGRLLYTQPGARYLQRDV
- the LOC139992496 gene encoding uncharacterized protein isoform X3 — its product is MPAVIVGPPQRSEQMWRALKAHITRERQRKKQEQEADAEEERLRKERELQQKQDVMTLGETREQISNLENELSQLKDEKHQLFLQLKKVLNEDDNRRRQLIKETSVCSEVLTAVGGYPGAGPRVVHPQLFLPLPRSNSPLYKVAVGAPTHTLLPTGPLKRTHSPSPPPTASPYHAGYGYKPTPSIPNYNPPPSKNNQYSASNFYSAPTGQSVYSYSASTSQPSREPEPTKSVYLSGNRATLSTHQSAYVTSLHSLDHKGAYAEDKFYLRPSSHVTVHGGAIPIQQPPQGAKTGGITSGYPVRPPQPPPAPYPPPPPGTYVSASGANVPGRLLYTQPGARYLQRDV